In a single window of the Ooceraea biroi isolate clonal line C1 chromosome 8, Obir_v5.4, whole genome shotgun sequence genome:
- the LOC105285823 gene encoding elongation of very long chain fatty acids protein AAEL008004: MSNIVEWYKDFMIKTQDPRTEGWFLVSGPGPTLMIIMTYVYFSVSAGPRYMKDKKPYDLKNTLIIYNFIQVLLSIYLFHEGLMGGWLYEYSFVCQSDGYTSKPNSPRMARVVYAYFICKLTELLDTVFFVMRKKDRQISFLHVYHHSLMPMCAWIGTKFFPGGHATLLGIINSFVHIFMYTYYMLAAFGPHMQKYLWWKKYLTIMQIVQFMIIFTHNFQLMFVTCNFPRPLSFLLVVNSALFIYMFSSFYIKTYMKSSKQRKSKANGSSIMSATDATDAITADAIDSKDHDKYD, translated from the exons ATGTCTAACATCGTGGAATGGTATAAAGATTTTATGATCAAAACCCAAG ATCCGAGAACGGAAGGATGGTTTCTGGTATCTGGTCCTGGTCCAACTTTGATGATTATAATGACATACGTATATTTCTCCGTGTCTGCCGGACCGAGATATATGAAGGACAAGAAACCATACGACTTGAAAAATACCTTGATAATTTACAACTTCATCCAGGTCCTCTTAAGTATCTACTTGTTTCATGAAGGTTTAATGGGTGGTTGGCTGTACGAATACAGTTTTGTCTGTCAGTCAGACGGTTATACAAGCAAACCGAATTCACCCAGG ATGGCCCGAGTTGTTTACGCATACTTCATATGCAAACTGACTGAGCTGTTGGACACAGTATTTTTCGTGATGCGTAAGAAGGACCGGCAGATCTCGTTCCTGCACGTGTATCATCATTCATTGATGCCAATGTGTGCCTGGATCGGCACAAAGTTCTTTCCCGGCGGACACGCGACTTTACTTGGCATCATCAATTCCTTCGTTCACATCTTCATGTACACGTACTATATGCTAGCAGCATTCGGACCGCATATGCAGAAGTACCTCTGGTGGAAGAAGTACTTGACGATTATGCAGATCGTGCAATTCATGATAATATTCACGCACAATTTCCAGTTGATGTTCGTTACCTGTAATTTCCCGAGACCGTTGTCGTTCCTACTCGTAGTCAACTCCGCCTTGTTCATTTACATGTTCAGTTCGTTCTATATAAAAACTTATATGAAATCTAGCAAACAACGGAAATCGAAAGCCAACGGTTCATCGATCATGAGTGCCACTGACGCTACCGACGCTATTACTGCCGACGCAATTGACAGTAAAGATCACGACAAGTACGATTAA